The genomic region catagaaggcttatcagtaaactgcaatctttaagtttggattccaatattgttgaatgggtaaggcagtggttgagtgacaggcaacagagggctgTCAAtctagtatattcgaagcatgggcttgtcaccagtggggatctgtacttggacccattctctttaatatttttattagtgattattgcagaaggtcttgatggtaaggtatgtctttttttgCTGGTACTAAGatgtgtaacagggttgatgttccaggagggataagccaaatggcaaatgatttaggtaaactagaaaaatggtcagagttgtggcaactgacatttaatgtggataagtgcaagataatgcatctcggatgtaaaaatccaagggcagagtacagaatatttgatagagtcctaacctcaatatctgaggaaagggatttaggagtgattatttctgatgagttaaaggtaggcagacaatgtaatagagcatatACAAACAGGATTTGtaaacacaaccccagtgaaaaaaacgtgtataatttaaaacaaacCGGAACTTCCCTGTATTAGGTGAAGTATCCAGATagatccccaaagacttcctcctgtcttcagcaaatatatacaaatagaataggggataatctgctaaatacagataaaatagaaaaacatagtgtttaactgtgtgagagtgagtgacaATGTGTTGAttccaattggccactcacaaattttttGATGGAAAACAGCTTTAAGTGAAATCCTTTCTTCAATATTCGCTGTATTTTCtcatcttcacactcccatcagtaggTTGGAATATGTAACTCAGAAGAAGAGATATACAGAAAAATGAAGTGGTGTAgtaaaaaagaaatgaaataacttacatataagcttaaaacaatttgcatatcaccactacactctggaagtgcacttcATTTTTCTGTATATCTCTTCTTCTGAGTTACATATTCCAAcctactgatgggagtgtgaagatgaGAAAATACAGCGAATATTGAAGAAAGGATTTCACTTAAAGCTGTTTTCAATCAAAAAATTTGTGAGTGGCTAATTGGAATCAACACATtgtcactcactctcacacagttaaatgctatgtttttctattttatctgtatttagcagattatcccctattctatttgtaatgtaatagagcagcaggaaatgctaacagaatgcttggttgtatagggagaggtattagcagtagaaagagcgaagtgctcatgccattgtacagaacactggtgagacctcacttggagtattgtacgcagtactggagaccgtatctccagaaggatattgatacttcagagagagttcagagaagggctactaaactggttcatggattgcaggataaaacttaccaggaaaggttaaaggatcttaacatgtatagcttggaggaaagacgagacaggggggatatgatagaaacatttaaatacataaagggaatcaacacagtaaaggaggagactatatttaaaagaagaaaaactaccacaacaagaggtcttaaattagaggggcaaaggtttaaaaataatatccggaagtattactttactcagagggtagtggatgcatggaatagacttccagctgaagtggtagaggttaaaagaAACtcattttactggcactatagtattaataggtctcccccaccctcatggcccccctcccgccgggctctagggggaggaaggggttaaactcttacctttctccagcgccgtaaATGTAAATTTTGTATAGTCTGTAAAACTACTGACCCCGCTGTACCTTCTAAAGTAACTCAATGTATTTCTAATACTTGTGCCAATATTCTTTTAATACACTttctattgattttatttttaacattttaaacatcctgtactccaagaaatcctaggtggggatcttACCACCAAcgctgtcatcaaagagcagttagcctgctcttcgcttgtgagtactattttatttatcttattacTGCTGTTTTATTcagtgagcactattagttgtctctttttacccttctcctgaGTGTTGAACATACCCCTGACGGAAGAATCAtactgcatatcccataagcagGGATTATAACGCTGTGCGCCCTtcacactagagctagctatagctctaacaaatgtgagtttattactatCTCTTCCACATAACGAATATATTGGACTGTACATATTAAACTATTTAGTTCCTCTTATTTCTTGTCTTTCATATCAGTGGATCTGCCCAGATAAAGATAGTGAGGATATTACACTCGATCAAGCACTTTATTCATTATCTGTGTAAGATCATTCTATTTAGACTCTTTCACttatatttggactttttatattgGAGTATCTATTGCTATAGGACTTTGGTGCAGCCTTACTTCTCTTTTATCactctttctgtattttaaaaggGATGTGAGGGATTCCCCTTTTTTAGGGTTGCCAATTGTTAATTAGCACTTACTCTCTTCTCTTGTTGTACCTGTAACTGGAAATTCGACCTAGTGGGCTATGACATTTAAAGCCACATTTTATGTATTGTTACATGAAGAAAACAAAACGCATAGTGAAGTGGACAACAAGAACCCTGTTACAAAAAGTAGCGTGCAGCTTTATACATTTTAGAGAACAAGGCTTGGCAGATCCCAGCAACCAGggcttatacttttttttttactggttacacctatttttatttgtacaaatctcaaagaatataattttttttctgattccTTACAAGTGCATGGAAACTTATGCTGATCTTTGTCTTTTAATTTTAGGAAGGTGATAATCCTTGCGGATACTTGGCTAGACAGATGGAAACCTGGATCATTTTAGTGTAGTTGTATTGTTCTTGCTTGATGCTAAGAAATAATGGCTTTAAGTTGTgggacaaaatatattttactactaAATGGAAGGAAACCCTgcctttatttatatgatttaaaaataataaatattttttttcaaggcAGGTTCAGAATTCTATATAAGCTGTATTTCTACTGTTTTATCAATCTTTATCTAATTTTATCGTCCTTGCCTCCTAACAGTAATTAGTTAAAGGGACTGCTGCAAGTTTCATCACATTGATCACAACACGAACATCTGACACGTTCACTCAGAGAATGGTTATATGCAAACATtctgacataccgtatatactcgagtataagccgacccgaatataagccgaggcccctaattttaccccaaaaaactgggaaaacttattgactcgagtataagactagggtgggaaatgcagcagctgctggtaaatttctaaataaaattagatccttaaaaaattatattaattgaatatttatttacagtgtgtgtatataatgaatgcagtgtgtgtatgagaatgcagtgtgtgtgtatgagaatgcagtgtgtgtgtatgagaatgcagtgtgtatatgagtgcagtgtgtgtatatgaatgcagtgtgtgtgtatgagaatgctgtgtgtatgagaatgctgtgtgtatgagtgcagtgtgtgtgtatgagaatgctgtgtatgagtgcagtgtgtgtatgagtgcagtgtgtgtatgaatgctgtgtgtgtgtgtatgaatgctgtgtgtatgagtgcagtgtgtatgagtgctgtgtgtgtgtatgagtgcagtgtgtgtgtatgaatgcagtgtgtgtgtatgagtgcagtgtgtgtatgtgtgtgtgtaatgcagagtgtgatgcagagccttggtggggggtgggcatttttatttttttataattattttaatattttttttttgtttcattacatttttttattttattattttttattttattattttttattttattatttttttatttttattttttttattattattaatatatatatatatatatatttttgtcccccctccctgcttgctagctggccagggaggggggctctccttccctggtggtccagtggatgggcactgtgtagaagggggctgtgggggctgcagagagatgttacttacctttcctgcagctcctgtcagctctctcctcctccgccggtccgttcagcacctcggtcagctcccagtgtaaatctcgcgagagccgcggctctcgcgagatttacactgtgagctgacagaagagctgaacggaccggcggaggaggagagagctgacaggagctgcaggaaaggtaagtaacatctctctgcagcccccacagcccccattgtctgtattatggcaatgcaaattgccataatacagactgactcgagtataagccgagttggggtttttcagcacaaaaaatgtgctgaaaaactcggcttatactcgagtatatacggtatgttttacATTCATATGGATGAATGCAATGGAAAATACACAATAGGAAACTATATTGGAAGATTttgaaccagggccggactgggacaaaaattcagcccgggcaattcaaggcagagcagcccactagtaGGGGCGGGGTCAGAAAGGGGACGTGTAATGTCACCACCATTAACACGCACCCCCCACAAAATAATTTGtgttgtagtgtatgtgtaaaggggtctgttcgTGGCGTACTATGTGTGGTTagatgctgtagtgtgtgtgtgtgtgtttctgggttgtaaagtatgtgtgtatgtgcgtgcgtgtgtgtgtgtttggagggcCTGTGGAGTATGTGGgcctaggggatgtagtgtgtgcatgtaaggctgtacagtgtgtttgtaagtgtatctaggggctctagtgtgtgtatacatataggggctgtagagcacatgtgtataggtgtgtcaatgtatgcataggtggtatagtgtgtacagggggtgtagaatgtgtatttataggggatataaatcagtgtgtgtgcatgcagggggtgtaatatgtgtgtttataggggtataaagtatgtgagtgcagggagtgtagtgtatgtTTAGGCGGTATAGAGTGTGTTTACTGTGCGTATGTAAGTGCTctgggtatagtgtgtatataaggggtatagagtgtgtgtagtgtgtttgtgtgagtgcagggggtgtaatgtgcatacagggatatagtgtgtgtgtagtatttatAGAAAGGTATAGCatctgtgcagtgtgtttgtgtgtaagtgcacgaggtgtagtgtgtatataggggtatagtgtgtgtagtgtttttgtgtgttagtgcagggggtgcagtgtgtctgtgtgttagtgcaggggagcagtatacATGGGGTTTAGTGTGTTAgtggagggggtgtagtgtgtgtttgtgtgttagtgcagggggtgcagtgtgtctgtgtgttagtgcagggggtgcagtgtgtctgtgtgttagtgcagggggtgcagtgtgtctgtgtgtttgtgtgttagtgcagggggtgcagtgtgtctgtgtgttggcgcaggggtgtagtgtgtgtttgtgtgttagtgcaggggatgcagtgtgtctgtgtgttaatgcagggggtgcagtgtgtttgtgtgttggtgcagggggtgcagtgtgtttgtgtgttggtgcagggggtgcagtgtgtctgtgtgttggtgcagggggtgcagtgtgtttgtgtgttagtgcagggggtgcagtgtgtctatgtgttagtgcagggggtgcagtgtgtttgtgtgttagtgcagggggtgcagtgtgtctatgtgttagtgcagggggtgcagtgtgtttgtgtgttagtgcaggggagcagtatgcatGGGgtttagtgtgttagtgcagggggtgtagtgtgtgtttgtgtgttggtgcagggggtgcagtgtgtgtttgtgtgttggtgcagggggtgcagtgtgtctatgtgttagtgcagggggtgcagtgtgattgtgtgttagtgcagggggtgcagtgtgtctatgtattagtgcagggggtgcagtgtgtttgtgtgttagtgcaggggagcagtatgcatGGGgtttagtgtgttagtgcagggggtgtagtgtgtgtttgtgtgttggtgcagtgtgtgtttgtgtgttggtgcagggggtgcagtgtgtttgtgtgttggtgcaggggagcagtatgcatGGGgtttagtgtgttagtgcagggggtgtagtgtgtgtttgtgtgttagtgcacggggtgcagtgtgttggtgcagggggtgcagtgtgtttgtgtgttggtgcagggggtgcagtgtgtttgtgtgttggtgcagggggtgcagtgtgtttgtgtgttggtgcaggggagcagtatgcatGGGgtttagtgtgttagtgcagggggtgtagtgtgtgtttgtgtgttagtgcagggggtgcagtgtgtgtagtgtgtgtgtatatgtgaggggggTGTATATAGATATGgtcttaaattaattatttatttcaaaaacaaaaaaaatcccattAAATTCCTTTTATAACTTTGTGGTTGGATATGGGcttaaattaataatttaattaaaaaaaaaacaacaacaacattttcTCTATTATAACTTTGCAGGGGGAGATGAAACATGCAGGTACCTGGTAGTCCAGTGAGGGGGGGCCACGCCGCACACCGATCCCTGGCGGTCCAGGGCAGGTAATTTCAGTttgtaccccgcagggtacagaccatgtctctccctctcgcgagcaccgtattttcagagcgttgccgcgggttaccatggcaacgctctgataatctcggagctcgcgagaggaagAGAAGGCAGCTTCTCGGCGTGTGCGGACGGTGACCGGCTCACTGCCCGATCTCCCCTGCGGCTCATGATGGGAACTCCttcttggggccggtgctgccctgcatgggccggcaggggagatcttttgatctttCCTACCGGctttggcccatggccatcgcggcccaccgggcatttgcccggtgtgcccgatggccagtccgggcctgttttGAACAAATGTATATTCAATCTGGTTGGATGTTAGACTCCATTAATGTAAGTTTATTTGATGGTGTATATTCAGTCTGTGGATATTGTTTGAATTTATTTCATGAATGTAAGTCTATCAAACCCATATTGCTAAAAATGGCAAATTGGACTTCTAGTTAGACTGTATTTATACTGCTATTAATTAGTGTATTACAAATGGCATTACCCATAAAAACGCTGGAAAATTTTAAAGGTCCAGAAGAAGCAACATACCACTGCAGCTCAGGATATCAGTAAATTTGAACCTTGTAAGTTGTCATCTgattttatgtgtatttgtaaACCATCCTTCCTTAGCTGCATTGATAATACATTATTTAGACTTCCATGTTATCTATGTCAGCATATTACAACTTGGACAGCAGTGATCGGCTGATATTTATATTTCaaggaacactttagggtcaggaacacaaacatgtatttctgaccctatagtgttacaaacACTATATAGCCCCCTGGCCCAACTAAATATAGTTACATCTTACATTTGTTCCAGTccactggtgctggctctgcccccgatctgcctccttagctgacatcatcagaagtgatggccTCAGCCAATCAAAATGATTTCCATTAGAAGATTGTCAATTTTAAAGATTTCAGCCAAGGAGGCCGGGGCCGGATGGGGAGCTAAGCGCcaccctggctaatcagcatctcctcatagagatgcattgaagaaATGTATCTCTATAGGGAATGTTCAGTatatccatgcagagtgtggagacactgaatgtcagtgctgcacagtatgcaacactaccccaggaagtacctctagtaaccatctgaggagtggccactggaggtgtccctgggctttaatgtaaacactgcatttttctattaaaagacagtgtttacagcagaaagcctgcagggactgactacactcaccagaacaactacaacagctgtagtgtccctttaaccatcattttatttatcaaatatCACAAGTAACTGAGAATTGTTGATTCTTCTGtagggttttttatttgcccataCAAAAGCAATTTAGAATATATTTGCCTGACCTTCATTACTATCAGATATCTATTACTGCTAGATCTTTAAATATTCCAAATTCACAAACTAAAATTTGTGAATCCTAAGCCCTTTTCAGCTTTTCTAATTTTCTAATTGCACCAACAGCTTTATTCTGTTAATACTGAAAGCAAACAATAATACTTAGATAACTAACACAGGTACTCATGGCAACATTGGATAAGGCTATGCAAGCATTCACCTGCAGACCTTCTTCATAGTTTCCTAACCGAACACGTAGTAAAATCCCACCTGCTATGACAAATTACATCCATAGAAAGATTTCCTGTAATCTTTTGGCACCGCATTTATTACTCCTTTGATACTTGTGTTATTGCTATTATTTAATCATAACGCCATTCATAGTTTGGCTTTACTCCCAGGATGTGTTTGGGAAATCCTATCTCCCTGAATCTTTTCTCTGTGTATTGGAAGAGATAACTATCTgcagaaacattttctttttttgacaATGGTATGTGTAAAAGGGAGAATGGGTTAATTAGACAATTACATTTAAGATCTTAAGAGTATGACTGTGAAAGGTCACTTAAGAGGGGTTCTGCTTAGAAAAACTATTTGTAACTAGAATAGAAATTAAAGTGGAAACACCTGCAAATGCAACTTACTTTCAATGATGTTATCATTCAGGTAAAGATGCTCTAGATTAGCGTTAATTGGTGGGACCACACTAAGTTTGTTGTGGGAGAGCTGCAATACCAGGAGACTGGAGATGTTGAAAGTGCTTTTGGGTATCCCTTTTTCTGACAGTTGATTGTAATTTAACCGTAGGAAGACCAGGTTGGGAAGCTCCTTAAAATAGCCACTGGGAATGTCTTCAATGTTATTCCTGTCTAGAAACAGCTGATTAACACTCTCTGGAACTGTTGGAGGCATTTTTCGCAGAATGTTGTGAGCAAGATTCAGCTGAATGAGGTTCTTTAAGCCCTTAAATGTATTCTTGTTAAATACCCCATCACTTAGCTTGTTGTTGTGCAAATCCAGCAAAATCAGGTGATCCATCTTACTGAAGACACCAGAGGGTATCTTGGAGATCTGATTACGGCTGAGACGGAGCTGCTCCAATTTAGGAGGCAGATAAGATGGTATCTCCTTCAGTTGATTTTTCTCCATATACAAATAAGTAAGGTTGTCTAATTTCTCTAGGATTTTCttctcaattttcttaattttgttatTGTCCAAGTTGATCCATTGCAGCTCAGTGGCATTTTTGAAGGAATCTTCTTGCAGGTCATTAATGAAATTATTTTGCAGATAGACATACCTAGTGCGGGAAGGTAATATTGGTACTTTGCGCAGGTTGCGACTATCACAATATATAGAAGTAGGGAAGTCAGCGGGGCAGTAACATTCTCGTGGGCAATCAGGAAACACAGATGGAGGTCCTGGAGGAAGTGGAGGGGGTAGATCAGTGGGTTCAGCAGGTTCTGGTGGAAGGGGGGTTGGTCTCTTTGTTGGACGTACTACAGTTGGCTTAGGCCTACGCCGTTGACCATTTATCTCGATTACCAAAACCAGGATGAAGGGTAATAGTAGAACTATCCAGGCTCTCATAGTCACCTTCTTCAAGCAAAAAATGaaggaagaaacaaaaaaaataagtattaaccaaatattttatttaacagtgtacattaaagcattttttaaggaACAGgctgtttctttttgttttttccataacTTAACTGGCCATGGAATATTCTGTGATTAACTTTTCAAATACATAGCTATGATGCAATAGTGCCACTGAAGCTGAAGAAAAACATACACTTGGAAatcttattaaagggaccctatagtgccaggaaaacaacgccattttccttgcactatagggttaatagatcccccccctccctcggggCCCACCTCCTGTGCggattcagccacttacctgaaaccagcgccgatgtccctcggtgctgggtaaggctccgcccatgctcctcccctgccgatgtcagccatcggggagacctaatgcgcatgtgcggcaatggccgcgcgcattagacctccccatcggAAAAAAAtagtcaatggtttcctatggggaaaatctgacgctggaggtccatgaggacctccagcgtcagataatggatcAAAAGTCCGTttagatcaggggtagtcaacctttttctaccttccgcccactaatgcatctttcttgatggaaaaatttccttaccgcccaccagttttcgcgcaagtgcgaaatattttttagaaaggagggtgtttttaaaaataaaataaatgtatgtacatttatctttttatttctactttatccatgtttataatgttttttaactttataaagtttaatgagaaaaagtaaattgaaattacctttactagtgattaatgaggtccttgaggttgatgctgcgagactaaatattatctggttcgattttcgtaaggtggatagggggggctgtaaggtgggtaggtgttctgtaagttgggtaggggttctgtatggtgggtaagggttctgtatggtgggtaagggttctgtatggtgggtagggggactgtgagttggtatgggggctgtgaggtgggtaggggggccatatagtgggtagaggggctgtaaggtgggtagaggggctgtgaggtgggtagggggactgtgaggtgggtagggggctgcatagtaggtagggggactgtgaggtggatgggggactgtgaggtgaatagggggcagtatagtgggtaggggagctgtgaggtgggtaggggggctctatagtgggtaggggggctctatagtgggtagggggattgtatagtgggtaggggggctgtgaggtgggtaggagtatagtatagtgggtaggggagctgtgaggtgggtaggggggctctatagtgggtagggggctctatagtgggtaggggggttgtatagtgggtaggggagctgtgaggtgggtaggggggcagtatagtgggtagggggactgtgaggtgaatGGGGGGCtgaatagtgggtagggggactgtgaggtgggtaggtggcagtatagtaggtaggggagctgtgatgtgagtagggggcagtatagtgggtaggggagctgtgaggtgtttaggggggctctatagtgggtagggggctgtaagggggggtagggaggctctatagtgggtagggggctgtgaggtgggtaggggggctgtgaggtgggtagggggcctgtgaggtgggtagggggcctgtgaggtggggaggggggctgtgatgtggggaggggggctgtgatgtgggtaggggggcagtatagtgggtagggggctgtgagatgggtagggggacattatagtgggtagggggcattatagtgagtagggggtcagtatagtgggtaggggcagtgaggtgggtaggggggctgtgaggtgggtaggggggcagtatagtgggtagggggctgtgcggtgggtaggggggcattatagtgggtagggggcattatagtgagtagggggtcagtatggtgggtaggggggcagtatagtgggtagggggctgtgaggtgggtagagggactgtctgtgaggtgggggcatttgaatggtgggtagggggctgaaaaaggtaaatacctttcagtgtcctcttggtatggtgggcagcttcccagtaacatgtgtgggggtggagcttgTGGGCGGGAGGCAGAGCttctgtttgggggcggggcatgcgaccggaatgattttagagtgtgcagggagactgagaggtctccctgcagctgctggcagccacaccagcccccagctcctccctccttcctccttcctcccctcggactgacaggctggcacagtctgaggggaggattaatcagaatgattaggtctgtcagcccagccccagccacaccagcccagccacccactctctcaaacagaggatttagccgccgaaatccctaccgcccacctggaatcctgaaacgcccactagtgggcggtagagaccaggttgacgacccatggtttagATTCCTGAagccctctggtggctgtctggtagacagccacagagggcagacttagagctgcaatgtaaacattgcagttctctggaattgCAAtgcttaacattgcagcactaagtgcaaaagggtcacagcacccagactacttcaattagctgaagtggtctgggtgcctacagtgtccctttaagaacgtaGTATGTGGCTCTTTTATAGACCAAAGTAGCATGACGTTACCTCCATTTTTAATACATAGTTTTGTCAAGCACTACATGCCTCCTAGATCCCAGAAGAGTCTCCATAAATCAAAAGCCTCTTATTCTGGGCCAAGGATTTTCTTTATGCCATGAATGCCTTTCCAGCAGAGGTCTAAAGGATAGTGGAACTGATAAACTGATAGCAGCCATACTACTATCAGCCTATTTATAACTTGATTTACAGTTTTATGAACAAGGCTTTCCGAACATCTCAAGCTCAAGTTGCAATGATATGGGACAACAAAATAAGAAGTAAAGTTTGATCCACGGATCCAAGGGCAGTGTTATAGCTGCAACAATGTTTACAAATTGCAGTGGTTGTAAAATACTTGAGAAAAGGATAAAAGAAAACAGGATACTCTCTGAACCTTACCATTTACAGTGAAACAATTG from Pelobates fuscus isolate aPelFus1 chromosome 1, aPelFus1.pri, whole genome shotgun sequence harbors:
- the PRELP gene encoding prolargin is translated as MRAWIVLLLPFILVLVIEINGQRRRPKPTVVRPTKRPTPLPPEPAEPTDLPPPLPPGPPSVFPDCPRECYCPADFPTSIYCDSRNLRKVPILPSRTRYVYLQNNFINDLQEDSFKNATELQWINLDNNKIKKIEKKILEKLDNLTYLYMEKNQLKEIPSYLPPKLEQLRLSRNQISKIPSGVFSKMDHLILLDLHNNKLSDGVFNKNTFKGLKNLIQLNLAHNILRKMPPTVPESVNQLFLDRNNIEDIPSGYFKELPNLVFLRLNYNQLSEKGIPKSTFNISSLLVLQLSHNKLSVVPPINANLEHLYLNDNIIEKINGTEICPLPFAPYDFSASDFSSMPRLRYLRLDGNQLKPPIPLDVIMCFRLLQSVVI